A region from the Sandaracinus amylolyticus genome encodes:
- a CDS encoding SDR family oxidoreductase, whose amino-acid sequence MSALFQKVAIVTGASSGIGRAAAKLFAREGAKLVVTARRAHELETLVAEIRDAGGEAIALPGDVTDERHARALVELAVDRFGGLDVAFDNAGASGALGPTSEISLDGWKRTIDTNLTSAFLLAKHQAPALVARGGGSLIFTSTFVGHTVGMPGMAAYAASKAGLIGLVQTLAVELGAQGVRVNALLPGGTDTPAYRAMNASEDAHRFVSGLHALGRVATPDEIARAALWLASDASSFQTGTAMLVDGGISIRRA is encoded by the coding sequence ATGTCCGCACTGTTCCAGAAGGTCGCCATCGTCACCGGCGCGAGCTCCGGCATCGGCCGCGCAGCCGCGAAGCTCTTCGCGCGCGAAGGCGCGAAGCTCGTCGTCACCGCGCGGCGCGCGCACGAGCTCGAGACGCTCGTCGCCGAGATCCGCGACGCGGGCGGCGAGGCGATCGCGTTGCCCGGAGACGTCACCGACGAGCGCCACGCCCGCGCCCTCGTCGAGCTCGCGGTCGATCGCTTCGGCGGGCTCGACGTCGCGTTCGACAACGCCGGCGCGAGCGGCGCGCTCGGGCCCACGAGCGAGATCTCGCTCGACGGATGGAAGCGCACGATCGACACGAACCTGACCAGCGCGTTCCTCCTCGCGAAGCACCAGGCGCCTGCATTGGTCGCGCGCGGCGGAGGCTCGCTGATCTTCACGTCGACGTTCGTCGGTCACACCGTCGGGATGCCCGGCATGGCCGCGTACGCCGCGAGCAAGGCGGGCCTGATCGGCCTCGTGCAGACTCTCGCGGTCGAGCTCGGCGCGCAGGGCGTGCGCGTCAACGCGCTGCTCCCCGGCGGCACCGACACGCCCGCGTACCGCGCGATGAACGCGAGCGAGGACGCGCATCGATTCGTGAGCGGGCTGCACGCGCTCGGTCGCGTCGCGACCCCCGACGAGATCGCGCGCGCGGCGCTCTGGCTCGCATCGGACGCGTCGTCGTTCCAGACCGGCACCGCGATGCTCGTCGACGGCGGCATCTCGATCCGTCGCGCCTGA
- a CDS encoding sigma-54-dependent transcriptional regulator translates to MSKARVLVVDDDRAVGLVLASLLKQAGYESHHVASGEDALAALASRAIDVVISDVRMPGMDGMELLGEVKQRTPDVPVLLLTAHGSVPLAVEAMKAGAAEFLLKPFDRDEVLFTVEKALATNARVAARPPDAPVRGEGQVLGDSDAMRETIARLKKAAPTVATVLLRGESGTGKEVAARTLHGWSPRHAGPFVAVHCAALPDNLLESELFGYEKGAFTGATQRKPGRVELAQGGTLFLDEIGDISPAVQVKLLRLLQEKEFQRLGGTSAEKVDVRFVAATHRDLEAMVEDGTFREDLFYRLNVVPVWMPPLRERGDDVALLANRFCAELADQNGRAGLRFAADGIAALRAHDWPGNVRELQNLVERLVVFAEGDAIRASDVERELGARSARNGRPSGSPAPIDAGTLDAHRVEAEKGAIRDALARAQGNRTQAARLLGISRRTLYNKLAELGLE, encoded by the coding sequence GTGAGCAAAGCACGCGTCCTGGTGGTCGACGACGATCGCGCCGTCGGTCTGGTCCTCGCCTCGTTGCTCAAGCAAGCAGGCTACGAGTCGCACCACGTCGCGAGCGGCGAGGACGCGCTCGCGGCGCTCGCCTCGCGCGCGATCGACGTCGTGATCTCCGACGTGCGCATGCCGGGGATGGACGGGATGGAGCTGCTCGGCGAGGTGAAGCAGCGCACGCCCGACGTGCCGGTGCTGCTGCTCACCGCGCACGGATCGGTGCCGCTCGCGGTGGAGGCGATGAAGGCGGGCGCGGCCGAGTTCCTGCTCAAGCCCTTCGATCGCGACGAGGTGCTCTTCACGGTCGAGAAGGCGCTCGCGACGAACGCGCGCGTCGCCGCGCGTCCGCCCGATGCCCCGGTGCGCGGCGAGGGCCAGGTGCTCGGCGACTCCGACGCGATGCGCGAGACGATCGCGCGCCTCAAGAAGGCCGCGCCGACCGTCGCGACCGTGCTGCTGCGCGGCGAGAGCGGCACCGGCAAGGAGGTCGCGGCGCGCACACTGCACGGCTGGTCGCCGCGCCACGCGGGCCCCTTCGTCGCGGTGCACTGCGCGGCGCTGCCCGACAACCTGCTCGAGAGCGAGCTCTTCGGGTACGAGAAGGGCGCGTTCACCGGCGCGACGCAGCGCAAGCCGGGGCGCGTCGAGCTCGCGCAGGGCGGCACGCTCTTCCTCGACGAGATCGGCGACATCAGCCCCGCGGTGCAGGTGAAGCTGCTGCGCCTCCTGCAGGAGAAGGAGTTCCAGCGGCTCGGCGGCACGAGCGCCGAGAAGGTCGACGTGCGCTTCGTCGCGGCGACGCATCGCGACCTCGAGGCGATGGTCGAGGACGGCACGTTCCGCGAGGACCTCTTCTATCGACTGAACGTGGTGCCGGTGTGGATGCCGCCGCTGCGCGAGCGCGGTGACGACGTCGCGCTGCTCGCGAATCGCTTCTGCGCGGAGCTCGCGGATCAGAACGGGCGCGCCGGTCTTCGCTTCGCGGCGGACGGGATCGCGGCGCTGCGCGCGCACGACTGGCCGGGCAACGTGCGCGAGCTGCAGAACCTCGTCGAGCGTCTCGTGGTGTTCGCCGAGGGCGACGCGATCCGCGCGAGCGACGTCGAGCGCGAGCTCGGCGCGCGCAGCGCGCGCAACGGGCGTCCCTCGGGCAGCCCGGCCCCGATCGACGCGGGCACGCTCGACGCGCACCGCGTCGAGGCCGAGAAGGGCGCGATCCGCGACGCGCTGGCGCGCGCGCAGGGCAATCGGACCCAGGCCGCGCGCCTCCTCGGGATCAGCCGGCGCACCCTCTACAACAAGCTCGCGGAGCTCGGCCTCGAGTGA
- the mmsA gene encoding CoA-acylating methylmalonate-semialdehyde dehydrogenase encodes MKLVDVPAATIRCRNLIAGEWRDASSGETRDVVSPYTGSVVGTVPMSSASDVAAAVESAHHAWQSWRRTPLKERTQLLFRYREILLRDLDLLSHRAALEAGKTVEEARAGIMKGIEVAEFALSLQNLDDGGALEVSRGVTCEVRREPLGVCVGITPFNFPAMVPMWLYPIAVTLGNAFILKPSEKVPLTAVLQAERMLEAGFPKGVFSLVHGGRETVEALVDHPLVAGVGFVGSSGAARAVYTRASNRGARALCLGGAKNVLMITPDADPDVTIPGVVASFTGCAGQRCMAASLLVAVGDVDHLIDGIVERASQVRLGRDMGAIIDHGARERIVHDIDRAVAEGAKLRLDGRAPEAPEGYAQGAWLGPTILDHARADMECATKELFGPVITIVRVKNLEEALAIEASGTYGNACSVFTSSGAVARHVADRATSGMIGVNVGVPVPREPFSFGGTKTSRYGAGDVTGRQGVEHWSWLKKITTKWQMQGDATWMS; translated from the coding sequence ATGAAGCTGGTGGACGTACCGGCGGCGACCATCCGTTGCCGAAACCTGATCGCGGGTGAGTGGCGCGACGCATCGAGCGGCGAGACGCGCGACGTCGTGAGCCCGTACACGGGCTCCGTCGTCGGCACCGTGCCGATGTCGAGCGCGAGCGACGTCGCAGCGGCCGTCGAGTCCGCGCACCACGCGTGGCAGTCGTGGCGCCGCACGCCGCTCAAGGAGCGCACGCAGCTGCTCTTCCGATATCGCGAGATCCTGCTCCGCGACCTCGATCTGCTCTCGCACCGCGCCGCGCTCGAAGCGGGCAAGACCGTCGAGGAAGCGCGCGCCGGGATCATGAAGGGCATCGAGGTCGCGGAGTTCGCGCTCTCGCTCCAGAACCTCGACGACGGCGGCGCGCTCGAGGTCAGCCGCGGCGTCACGTGCGAGGTGCGTCGCGAGCCGCTCGGCGTCTGCGTCGGGATCACGCCGTTCAACTTCCCGGCGATGGTGCCCATGTGGCTCTACCCGATCGCCGTCACGCTCGGGAACGCGTTCATCCTCAAGCCGAGCGAGAAGGTCCCGCTCACCGCGGTCCTGCAGGCCGAACGGATGCTCGAGGCGGGCTTCCCGAAGGGCGTGTTCTCGCTCGTGCACGGCGGGCGCGAGACCGTCGAGGCGCTCGTCGATCATCCGCTCGTCGCGGGCGTCGGCTTCGTGGGATCGAGCGGCGCCGCGCGCGCCGTCTACACCCGCGCGTCGAACCGCGGCGCTCGCGCGCTCTGCCTCGGCGGCGCGAAGAACGTCCTGATGATCACGCCCGACGCCGATCCCGACGTGACGATCCCGGGCGTCGTCGCGTCGTTCACCGGCTGCGCGGGACAGCGCTGCATGGCGGCGTCGCTGCTCGTCGCGGTCGGCGACGTCGATCACCTGATCGACGGCATCGTCGAGCGCGCGTCGCAGGTCCGTCTCGGCCGCGACATGGGCGCGATCATCGATCACGGCGCGCGCGAGCGCATCGTGCACGACATCGATCGCGCCGTCGCCGAGGGCGCGAAGCTGCGCCTCGACGGACGCGCCCCCGAGGCGCCCGAGGGCTACGCGCAGGGCGCGTGGCTCGGCCCCACGATCCTCGATCACGCGCGCGCCGACATGGAGTGCGCGACGAAGGAGCTCTTCGGGCCGGTCATCACGATCGTGCGCGTGAAGAACCTCGAGGAAGCGCTCGCGATCGAGGCGAGCGGCACCTACGGCAACGCATGCAGCGTGTTCACGTCGTCGGGCGCGGTCGCGCGACACGTCGCGGATCGCGCGACGAGCGGGATGATCGGCGTGAACGTCGGCGTGCCGGTGCCGCGCGAGCCGTTCTCGTTCGGAGGCACGAAGACCTCGCGTTACGGCGCGGGCGACGTCACCGGCCGCCAGGGCGTCGAGCACTGGAGCTGGCTCAAGAAGATCACCACGAAGTGGCAGATGCAGGGAGACGCCACGTGGATGTCGTGA
- the ada gene encoding bifunctional DNA-binding transcriptional regulator/O6-methylguanine-DNA methyltransferase Ada, translated as MDAVVMGTEDDARWAAVVARDRAADGTFVYAVRTTGVYCRPSCASRLARRENVEFHRGASEAERAGFRACRRCRPGEASPAERQAARIAEICRVLDDADREHDLDALAASAGMSRFHFQRVFKSITGVTPKAYARARRAERVRSELARGASVTSAMYAAGFRSSGRFYEHSDAMLGMVPSAFREGARSLTIRFAIGACSLGAILVAATDVGVCSILLGDDPDALAAELQERFPHATFEAGEREFDAWVARVVGLVEAPRVGLDLPLDVRGTAFQQRVWAALRAIPVGTTASYADVARAIGMPDAARAVAGACAANPLAVAIPCHRVVRRDGELSGYRWGVERKRELLRRES; from the coding sequence ATGGATGCTGTCGTGATGGGCACCGAGGACGATGCGCGCTGGGCTGCGGTGGTCGCGCGAGATCGCGCGGCCGACGGAACGTTCGTCTACGCGGTGCGCACGACCGGCGTGTACTGCCGCCCTTCGTGCGCGTCGCGGCTCGCGCGGCGCGAGAACGTCGAGTTCCATCGCGGCGCGTCGGAGGCAGAGCGCGCGGGGTTCCGCGCGTGCCGGCGATGTCGTCCTGGCGAGGCTTCGCCCGCGGAACGCCAGGCCGCGCGCATCGCGGAGATCTGTCGCGTGCTCGACGACGCGGATCGCGAGCACGACCTCGATGCGCTCGCGGCCTCCGCCGGGATGAGCCGCTTCCACTTCCAGCGCGTGTTCAAGTCGATCACCGGAGTGACGCCCAAGGCGTACGCGCGCGCACGTCGCGCCGAGCGCGTGCGCAGCGAGCTCGCGCGCGGCGCGTCGGTGACGAGCGCGATGTACGCCGCGGGGTTCCGCTCGAGCGGGCGCTTCTACGAGCACAGCGACGCGATGCTCGGGATGGTGCCGAGCGCGTTCCGCGAGGGCGCGCGCTCGCTGACGATCCGCTTCGCGATCGGCGCGTGCTCGCTCGGCGCGATCCTCGTCGCGGCGACCGACGTCGGCGTGTGCAGCATCCTGCTCGGCGACGATCCCGACGCGCTCGCGGCGGAGCTGCAGGAGCGCTTCCCGCACGCGACGTTCGAGGCCGGTGAGCGCGAGTTCGACGCGTGGGTCGCGCGCGTGGTCGGCCTCGTCGAGGCGCCGCGCGTCGGGCTCGATCTGCCGCTCGACGTACGCGGCACCGCGTTCCAGCAGCGCGTGTGGGCCGCGCTGCGCGCGATCCCGGTGGGCACGACCGCGAGCTACGCCGACGTCGCGCGTGCGATCGGGATGCCCGACGCCGCGCGTGCCGTCGCGGGCGCGTGCGCCGCGAACCCGCTCGCGGTCGCGATCCCGTGTCATCGCGTGGTGCGCCGCGACGGTGAGCTCTCGGGCTACCGCTGGGGCGTCGAGCGCAAGCGCGAGCTGCTACGACGCGAGTCGTGA
- a CDS encoding serine/threonine-protein kinase, with protein sequence MLQPGDRVAHYEIVTHLRSGGMAALYLARRVGPAGFARDVAIKLVHPHLAEDESFRRMFVDEARLSARIVHPNVVHVEELGEERGRYFLVMEYVHGASLSQILDRLRRAGRWIEPDVAVRIAIAVAEGLHAAHETRGDDGEPLDLVHRDVSPSNVLVTEQGHVKLIDFGIAKARGRAQETESGVLKGKTRYMSPEQARGERVDRRTDVFALGIVLWEMLAARRFFGERGDVDVLRELIRGPETPRLGELAPGIDPALERVVAKALANDARERYASALELRQALVEAAPRAALVDASGLAETVRVAYDGPIPRPIAPAGVVPAIQVTFAEAPTASSAKRRADAVDAASTPARVAAPRSAMRWVATGAVVVIAAAIAAALGMTSAEPEGVASPAPMVPVPAAAAPPPAAEVAPAPAIEVVPPPVEVRAASTLEVVPATAAPAREVRSAPSSTPRARARAAPRARHELIDGVPIADDGAF encoded by the coding sequence GTGCTCCAGCCGGGGGATCGGGTCGCGCACTACGAGATCGTCACGCACCTGCGCTCGGGCGGGATGGCGGCGCTCTACCTCGCGCGTCGCGTCGGTCCGGCGGGCTTCGCGCGCGACGTCGCGATCAAGCTCGTGCACCCGCACCTCGCGGAGGACGAGTCGTTCCGCCGGATGTTCGTCGACGAGGCGCGCCTCTCCGCGCGCATCGTCCACCCCAACGTGGTGCACGTGGAGGAGCTCGGCGAAGAGCGCGGCCGCTACTTCCTCGTGATGGAGTACGTGCACGGCGCGTCGCTCTCGCAGATCCTCGATCGACTGCGACGCGCCGGGCGCTGGATCGAGCCCGACGTCGCGGTGCGCATCGCGATCGCGGTCGCGGAGGGTCTGCACGCGGCGCACGAGACGCGCGGCGACGACGGCGAGCCGCTCGATCTCGTGCATCGCGACGTGAGCCCGTCGAACGTGCTCGTGACCGAGCAGGGCCACGTGAAGCTGATCGACTTCGGCATCGCGAAGGCACGCGGGCGCGCGCAGGAGACGGAGAGCGGCGTCCTCAAGGGCAAGACGCGCTACATGTCGCCCGAGCAGGCGCGCGGAGAGCGCGTCGATCGCCGCACCGACGTGTTCGCGCTCGGCATCGTGCTCTGGGAGATGCTCGCGGCGCGTCGCTTCTTCGGCGAGCGCGGCGACGTCGACGTCCTGCGCGAGCTGATCCGCGGGCCCGAGACGCCGCGGCTCGGCGAGCTCGCGCCGGGGATCGATCCCGCGCTCGAGCGCGTGGTGGCGAAGGCGCTCGCGAACGACGCGCGCGAGCGGTACGCGAGCGCGCTCGAGCTGAGGCAGGCGCTCGTCGAGGCCGCGCCGCGCGCCGCGCTGGTCGACGCGAGCGGTCTCGCGGAGACGGTGCGCGTCGCCTACGACGGGCCGATCCCGCGGCCGATCGCGCCGGCGGGCGTGGTCCCCGCGATCCAGGTGACGTTCGCCGAGGCGCCCACCGCGTCGTCCGCGAAGCGGCGCGCCGATGCCGTGGACGCGGCATCGACGCCGGCGCGCGTCGCGGCGCCCCGCAGCGCGATGCGCTGGGTCGCGACCGGCGCGGTGGTGGTGATCGCGGCGGCGATCGCGGCCGCGCTCGGGATGACGTCCGCGGAGCCCGAGGGCGTCGCGTCGCCTGCGCCGATGGTCCCGGTGCCTGCGGCCGCTGCGCCGCCGCCGGCGGCCGAGGTCGCGCCAGCGCCGGCGATCGAGGTCGTGCCTCCGCCGGTCGAGGTGCGCGCCGCGTCGACGCTCGAAGTCGTCCCCGCGACGGCAGCGCCGGCTCGCGAGGTACGGTCCGCACCGTCGTCCACGCCTCGCGCGCGAGCGCGCGCCGCGCCGCGCGCTCGCCACGAGCTGATCGACGGCGTGCCGATCGCCGACGACGGCGCGTTCTGA
- a CDS encoding GTP cyclohydrolase II, translating to MTTENKPKSRKHIQLTSHPTGEVAMPIRWGNPEPRQRGPVIATLSKPEHRNAIGTHSGAYAVYRALAVAAGSLQADHRSDLTNTAPTDRFGPHAQWGDPERIVSIDPFGAVVQEVFAEQIAQGFDIRPTIAVTKAHLQMHELRDAMDKGRLHADGTVLKASGDVVVTKAAIEPVWWLPGIAKRFGCDEHTLRRTLFEQTGGMFPELVTRPDLDVFLPPIGGHTVYVFGDPSKLGSREHSLTCRVHDECNGSDVFGSDICTCRPYLTHGIEECVKSAQEGGVGLVVYNRKEGRALGEVTKFLVYNARKRQEGGDSAAQYFARTECVAGVQDMRFQELMPDALHWLGITKIDRFVSMSNMKHDALTRSGIEIGERVKIPDELIPADARVEMEAKMAAGYYSAGEVVTDERLRETKGRAL from the coding sequence ATGACCACCGAGAACAAGCCGAAGTCGCGCAAGCACATCCAGCTGACGTCGCATCCGACCGGCGAGGTCGCGATGCCGATCCGCTGGGGCAACCCCGAGCCGCGCCAGCGCGGCCCGGTGATCGCGACGCTCTCGAAGCCCGAGCACCGCAACGCGATCGGCACGCACTCGGGCGCGTACGCCGTCTATCGCGCGCTCGCGGTCGCCGCGGGATCGCTGCAGGCGGATCATCGATCCGACCTCACCAACACCGCGCCCACCGATCGCTTCGGACCGCACGCGCAGTGGGGCGATCCCGAGCGCATCGTGTCGATCGATCCGTTCGGCGCGGTCGTGCAGGAGGTCTTCGCGGAGCAGATCGCGCAGGGCTTCGACATCCGCCCGACGATCGCGGTCACGAAGGCGCACCTGCAGATGCACGAGCTGCGGGACGCGATGGACAAGGGCCGCCTCCACGCCGACGGCACCGTGCTCAAGGCGAGCGGCGACGTCGTCGTGACCAAGGCCGCGATCGAGCCGGTGTGGTGGCTCCCCGGCATCGCGAAGCGCTTCGGCTGTGACGAGCACACGCTGCGGCGCACGCTCTTCGAGCAGACCGGCGGCATGTTCCCCGAGCTCGTCACGCGCCCCGACCTCGACGTGTTCCTGCCTCCGATCGGCGGGCACACGGTCTACGTGTTCGGCGACCCGAGCAAGCTCGGCAGTCGAGAGCACTCGCTGACCTGCCGCGTGCACGACGAGTGCAACGGCTCCGACGTGTTCGGCTCCGACATCTGCACGTGCCGCCCGTACCTCACGCACGGCATCGAGGAGTGCGTGAAGAGCGCGCAGGAAGGCGGCGTGGGCCTCGTCGTCTACAACCGCAAGGAAGGCCGCGCGCTCGGCGAGGTCACGAAGTTCCTCGTCTACAACGCGCGCAAGCGCCAGGAGGGCGGCGACAGCGCCGCGCAGTACTTCGCGCGCACCGAGTGCGTCGCGGGCGTGCAGGACATGCGCTTCCAGGAGCTCATGCCCGACGCGCTGCACTGGCTCGGCATCACGAAGATCGATCGCTTCGTGTCGATGTCGAACATGAAGCACGACGCGCTCACGCGGAGCGGCATCGAGATCGGCGAGCGCGTGAAGATCCCCGACGAGCTCATCCCCGCCGACGCGCGCGTCGAGATGGAGGCGAAGATGGCCGCGGGCTACTACTCGGCGGGCGAGGTCGTCACCGACGAGCGCCTGCGCGAGACGAAGGGACGCGCGCTGTGA
- a CDS encoding ankyrin repeat domain-containing protein, translating into MSDGEVASEDDGAPAETAVDDARASIRVGSLSQRDEERFVLALAAGDRATLDELLATAIDPDVEYPPHGPALHTILTLYAGADVVDVVRSLLDRGADPRVLDERDQSPLHAVVARSVDVRTRGPSNAELVRVLVSRGADVDARDDEGATPLLAQLHAGGGTDVVRALLDAGARVDVRDHAGAAPLHAAIASGAGSLERVQLLVGGGADPRAEVDGTSALELARAMRPRDAELASIERWLSAHLGARSERPADAIALLAQLARERPFAEPPRVGRATAVGAYDASIARLLGAAAGDVVPLSGESRSRASRAPYPRERIAGVDVQVAALVRRGELGARAESLRVEDASLAELSLELGMVETLRALATSPGRAKKHLERWLEHAVSNFLGAEREDLVRVLLDAGADPAAIVSRGRGAYAAPMLQSAAGLDRHATARLLVERFTDARKLVDHVEQALPAACAELGALLRGAHRLAGGAPRGCSLEVKHRSRNVDPERARGVAATREHGAQRVLYFVDAPVAAVAEARAGRAIRSFVDMPDATVPWAARWDAIVGWRGNPWTVVVPHPVPRACEAGSIARALGARVLAVGPAAAIEHASDGSVAAERDGDVDAWCAERGAFMCAYETLRDGLRIGLVLRGVWPEAVERFAVVVHDDGDGTLDARDREVLVALASRLGRSSKRRRS; encoded by the coding sequence GTGTCCGACGGCGAGGTCGCGTCGGAGGACGACGGCGCGCCCGCGGAGACGGCCGTCGACGACGCGCGCGCATCGATCCGCGTCGGCTCTCTCTCGCAGCGCGACGAGGAGCGCTTCGTTCTCGCGCTCGCTGCCGGCGACCGCGCGACCCTCGACGAGCTCCTCGCGACGGCGATCGATCCCGACGTCGAGTACCCGCCGCACGGTCCCGCGCTCCACACGATCCTGACGCTCTACGCCGGCGCGGACGTCGTCGACGTCGTGCGCTCGTTGCTCGACCGCGGCGCCGATCCGCGCGTGCTCGACGAGCGAGATCAGTCGCCGCTCCACGCCGTGGTCGCGCGCAGCGTGGACGTGCGTACGCGGGGTCCGAGCAACGCCGAGCTCGTGCGTGTGCTCGTCTCGCGTGGCGCCGACGTCGATGCGCGCGACGACGAGGGCGCGACGCCGCTGCTCGCGCAGCTCCATGCGGGCGGCGGGACCGACGTCGTGAGGGCGCTCCTGGACGCCGGGGCGCGCGTGGACGTGCGCGATCACGCGGGCGCGGCGCCGCTGCACGCGGCGATCGCGTCGGGGGCAGGGAGCCTCGAGCGTGTGCAGCTCCTCGTCGGAGGCGGCGCCGATCCGCGGGCCGAGGTCGACGGCACCAGCGCGCTCGAGCTCGCGCGCGCGATGCGACCCCGCGACGCGGAGCTCGCTTCCATCGAGCGATGGCTCTCGGCGCACCTCGGCGCACGCTCCGAGCGCCCAGCGGATGCGATCGCGTTGCTCGCGCAGCTGGCGCGCGAGCGGCCTTTCGCGGAGCCGCCCCGCGTCGGTCGTGCGACTGCCGTTGGGGCGTACGACGCCAGCATCGCGCGGTTGCTCGGAGCTGCGGCCGGCGATGTCGTGCCCCTCTCCGGCGAGAGTCGGTCGCGAGCGTCGCGGGCCCCGTACCCTCGCGAGCGAATCGCGGGCGTCGACGTGCAGGTCGCCGCGCTCGTGCGTCGCGGCGAGCTCGGAGCGCGCGCCGAGTCCCTCCGGGTCGAGGACGCTTCGCTCGCCGAGCTCTCGCTCGAGCTCGGCATGGTCGAGACCCTGCGCGCTCTCGCGACGTCGCCCGGTCGTGCGAAGAAGCACCTCGAGCGATGGCTCGAGCACGCAGTGTCGAACTTCCTGGGTGCGGAGCGCGAGGATCTCGTGCGCGTGTTGCTCGACGCGGGTGCCGACCCCGCGGCGATCGTGAGCCGAGGGCGCGGAGCGTACGCCGCTCCGATGTTGCAGTCGGCGGCGGGGCTCGATCGCCACGCGACCGCGAGGTTGCTCGTCGAGCGCTTCACCGATGCGCGCAAGCTCGTCGACCACGTCGAGCAGGCGCTGCCCGCAGCGTGCGCCGAGCTCGGAGCGCTGCTGCGAGGCGCCCACCGGCTCGCTGGCGGCGCTCCGCGCGGGTGTTCGCTCGAGGTGAAGCATCGCAGTCGCAACGTCGATCCCGAGCGCGCTCGGGGGGTGGCAGCGACCCGCGAGCACGGCGCGCAGCGCGTCCTCTACTTCGTCGACGCTCCGGTCGCGGCGGTCGCGGAGGCGCGCGCGGGGCGGGCGATTCGGTCGTTCGTGGACATGCCCGACGCGACGGTGCCGTGGGCCGCGCGATGGGACGCGATCGTCGGCTGGCGCGGGAATCCGTGGACCGTCGTGGTCCCTCACCCCGTGCCGCGTGCGTGCGAGGCGGGATCGATCGCACGGGCGCTCGGCGCGCGGGTGCTCGCGGTCGGGCCCGCGGCCGCGATCGAGCACGCCTCCGACGGGAGCGTCGCGGCCGAGCGCGACGGCGACGTCGACGCCTGGTGCGCCGAGCGCGGCGCCTTCATGTGCGCGTACGAGACGCTCCGGGACGGCCTACGGATCGGGCTCGTGCTGCGCGGGGTGTGGCCCGAGGCCGTCGAGCGCTTCGCCGTCGTCGTGCACGACGACGGCGATGGCACGCTCGATGCGCGCGATCGCGAGGTTCTCGTGGCGCTCGCGTCGCGCCTCGGGCGGTCGTCGAAGCGCCGGCGCTCGTGA
- a CDS encoding sigma 54-interacting transcriptional regulator: MGWDEDRTDQSSRRAPAARPLVATLVVLHGPRGVAEPRTVVLSPGETTIGRAAAPRTIQLEDARVSRRHALVEVSPRGAVLRDMASSHGTFVGSARIETPRVLADGDVIRTGDSFLLFRVRPLDAPDAPIAGLSGSAPAIAQLRSKIALVAPTDVNVLVIGESGTGKELVAQAIHEMSARRGRFVAVNTSAIPESLAESHLFGHAAGAFTGAKTSHPGYFEQAAGGTLFLDEIGEMPLPLQAKLLRVIEERAVVPVGATQPRAVDVRIVAATHRSLESAVERGTFRGDLFARLSDVLLRTPALRERREDVLPLLARTLGPHAPPLDPDLVEALLLHGWPYNVRELIKIATELRVLGAGSATLDLSMIASRLGRRVDTGPLLAPSAIDEPTQVTAKADTRPPPREPEPEPRDAPSPEVVSALYREHEGNISRIARALGRSRRQVHRYLEAAGLRKKGDPDDET, translated from the coding sequence ATGGGCTGGGACGAGGACCGCACCGATCAGAGCAGTCGACGCGCGCCCGCGGCGCGTCCTCTCGTGGCCACGCTGGTCGTGCTGCACGGCCCTCGCGGCGTCGCCGAGCCCCGAACGGTCGTGCTGTCGCCGGGCGAGACGACGATCGGACGCGCGGCGGCGCCGCGCACGATCCAGCTCGAGGACGCGCGCGTCTCGCGGCGGCACGCGCTCGTCGAGGTCTCGCCGCGCGGCGCGGTGCTGCGCGACATGGCGAGCTCGCACGGGACGTTCGTGGGCAGCGCGCGGATCGAGACGCCGCGCGTGCTCGCCGACGGCGACGTGATCCGCACCGGCGACTCGTTCCTGCTCTTCCGCGTGCGCCCGCTCGACGCGCCCGACGCGCCGATCGCGGGGCTCTCCGGGAGCGCGCCCGCGATCGCGCAGCTGCGCTCGAAGATCGCGCTGGTCGCGCCGACCGACGTCAACGTGCTGGTCATCGGCGAGAGCGGCACGGGCAAGGAGCTCGTCGCGCAGGCGATCCACGAGATGAGCGCGCGGCGCGGGCGCTTCGTCGCGGTGAACACGAGCGCGATCCCCGAGTCGCTCGCGGAGAGCCACCTGTTCGGCCACGCGGCGGGCGCGTTCACCGGCGCGAAGACGTCGCACCCCGGCTACTTCGAGCAGGCCGCGGGCGGCACGTTGTTCCTCGACGAGATCGGCGAGATGCCGCTGCCGCTCCAGGCGAAGCTGCTGCGCGTCATCGAGGAGCGCGCGGTGGTGCCGGTCGGGGCGACCCAGCCGCGCGCGGTCGACGTGCGCATCGTCGCTGCGACGCACCGCTCGCTCGAAAGCGCGGTCGAGCGCGGCACGTTCCGCGGCGATCTCTTCGCGCGCCTGTCCGACGTGCTGCTGCGCACGCCGGCGCTGCGCGAGCGACGCGAGGACGTGCTCCCGCTGCTCGCGCGCACGCTCGGTCCGCACGCGCCGCCGCTCGATCCCGATCTCGTCGAGGCACTCCTCCTCCACGGCTGGCCGTACAACGTGCGCGAGCTGATCAAGATCGCGACCGAGCTGCGCGTGCTCGGCGCGGGGAGCGCGACGCTCGACCTCTCGATGATCGCGTCGCGCCTCGGGCGCCGCGTCGACACCGGGCCGCTGCTCGCGCCGAGCGCGATCGACGAGCCCACGCAGGTCACGGCGAAGGCCGACACGCGCCCGCCGCCGCGCGAGCCCGAGCCCGAGCCGCGCGACGCGCCCTCGCCGGAGGTCGTCTCGGCGCTCTATCGCGAGCACGAGGGCAACATCTCGCGCATCGCCCGCGCGCTCGGCCGGTCACGCCGTCAGGTGCATCGCTACCTCGAGGCAGCGGGGCTGCGGAAGAAGGGCGACCCCGACGACGAGACCTGA